The Myotis daubentonii chromosome 19, mMyoDau2.1, whole genome shotgun sequence genome window below encodes:
- the ZNF605 gene encoding zinc finger protein 605 isoform X1 produces MIMPQISFEDVAVDFTLEEWQLLNPIQKNLYRDVMLENYSNLVFLGHEILKPDAVLKLEQEEPWKINEEILNHNFSEELWLDNNVKMWHHNNQDKLKNMEKGHQYVLGKIFHSSINFVHLGMRLHKCGTSEKSLNHPFDFLIQKNNRGRKKLELNKKLLFCIKTDRTFGEIKYCDCNKCRKACNQESWLITNHTTHRGVYLCMECGKVFNKKSQLIIHHRTHTGEKPYGCSECGKAFSQKSLLTIHQRTHSGEKPYGCGECPRAFSRKSLLILHQRTHTGEKPYGCSECGKAFSRKSQLKRHQITHTREKPYGCSDCGKSFSQKLKLITHQRTHTGEKPYKCSDCGKAFFWKSQLITHQRTHTGKKPYACSECKKAFSRNSLLIRHQRIHTGEKPYECSECGDAFIRKPQLIRHQITHTGEKNCQCSDCGEAFFKKSELIRHQKLHLGERPYGCVECGKTFFGKSQLLTHQRTHTGEKPFECNECGKAFTQKSSLISHQRTHTGEKPYECSECGKTFSEKSSLIHHQRTHTGEKPFECSECRKAFAWKPQLLRHQRIHTGEKPYACNECGKAFVQKVQLIKHQRNHTGEKSYGCSDCAKAFFEKAQLIIHQRIHTGERPYKCGECGKSFTRKSHLMRHQRIHTGDKYYGCNECGTTFKRKSQLMIHQKNHVI; encoded by the exons atGATCATGCCACAG ATATCATTTGAGGATGTGGCTGTGGATTTCACATTGGAGGAGTGGCAGCTACTAAATCCCATCCAAAAGAACTTGTACAGAGATGTGATGTTGGAGAACTATAGCAATCTAGTGTTCTTGG GTCATGAAATTCTCAAACCTGATGCAGTTTTGAAGCTGGAGCAAGAAGAGCCctggaaaataaatgaagaaattctAAATCACAACTTCTCAG aagaaCTCTGGCTAGATAATAATGTCAAAATGTGGCACCACAATAATCAAGACAAGCTTAAAAATATGGAGAAAGGCCATCAATAtgttttggggaaaatatttcatTCAAGCATTAACTTTGTTCATTTAGGAATGAGACTCCATAAATGTGGCACAAGTGAAAAAAGTTTGAATCATCCTTTTGATTTTCTTATTCAAAAAAATAACCGTGGAAGAAAGAAACTTGAGCTCAATAAGAAATTGTTATTCTGTATCAAAACTGACAGAACCTTTGGTGAAATAAAATACTGTGATTGCAATAAATGTAGAAAGGCCTGCAACCAAGAGTCATGGCTCATTACAAACCATACAACACACAGAGGAGTCTATTTATGCATGGAATGTGGTAAAGTTTTTAACAAGAAGTCACAGCTTATTATACATCACAGAACTCATACGGGAGAGAAGCCCTATggatgcagtgaatgtgggaaagccttctcACAAAAGTCACTGCTCACTATTCATCAAAGGACTCATTCAGGAGAGAAACCATATGGATGTGGTGAATGTCCAAGAGCTTTCAGTAGGAAGTCACTGCTCATTCTACATCAAAGAACTCATACCGGAGAGAAGCCCTATGGATGCAGCgagtgtgggaaagccttcagcaGGAAGTCACAGCTTAAAAGACATCAAATAACCCATACAAGAGAGAAACCCTATGGCTGTAGTGACTGCGGGAAGTCTTTCTCCCAGAAATTAAAGCTCATTACACATCAGAGAACgcatacaggagagaaaccctataaatgtaGTGACTGTGGCaaagccttcttttggaagtcACAGCTCATTACTCATCAAAGAACCCACACAGGGAAGAAACCTTATGCATGTAGTGAGTGTAAAAAAGCCTTCAGCAGGAACTCACTCCTTATCAGGCATCAGAGGAttcacacaggagagaagccctatgaatgcagtgaatgtggtgACGCCTTCATCAGAAAACCACAGCTTATCAGACATCAAAtcacacacacaggagagaagAACTGTCAGTGTAGTGACTGTGGGGAAGCCTTCTTTAAGAAGTCAGAGTTAATAAGACATCAAAAACTTCATTTAGGAGAGAGACCCTATGGATGTGTTGAATGTGGTAAAACCTTCTTTGGGAAGTCACAGCTTCTTACACATCAGAgaactcacactggagagaaaccttttgaatgcaatgaatgtgggaaagccttcaccCAAAAGTCAAGCCTGATATCCCATCAGAGAACTCATACAGgcgagaaaccctatgaatgcagTGAGTGTGGGAAAACCTTCAGTGAGAAGTCAAGTCTCATTCATCATCAGAGAACCCATACTGGGGAAAAGCCCTTTGAATGTAGTGAATGTAGGAAAGCTTTTGCCTGGAAGCCACAGCTTCTTCGGCATCAAAGAATCCATACAGGGGAGAAACCCTATGcatgcaatgaatgtgggaaagcctttgtTCAGAAAGTACAACTCATTAAACATCAGAGAAATCATACAGGAGAGAAATCTTATGGATGCAGTGATTGTGCAAAAGCTTTCTTTGAGAAGGCACAGCTAATTatacatcagagaattcatacaggAGAAAGGCCCTATAAATGTGgagaatgtggaaaatctttcaCTAGAAAGTCACACCTTATGAggcatcagagaattcacacaggTGATAAATACTATGGGTGCAACGAATGCGGGACTACCTTCAAGAGGAAGTCACAGCTCATGATCCATCAGAAGAATCATGTAATATAG
- the ZNF605 gene encoding zinc finger protein 605 isoform X2 — translation MIMPQISFEDVAVDFTLEEWQLLNPIQKNLYRDVMLENYSNLVFLGHEILKPDAVLKLEQEEPWKINEEILNHNFSGMRLHKCGTSEKSLNHPFDFLIQKNNRGRKKLELNKKLLFCIKTDRTFGEIKYCDCNKCRKACNQESWLITNHTTHRGVYLCMECGKVFNKKSQLIIHHRTHTGEKPYGCSECGKAFSQKSLLTIHQRTHSGEKPYGCGECPRAFSRKSLLILHQRTHTGEKPYGCSECGKAFSRKSQLKRHQITHTREKPYGCSDCGKSFSQKLKLITHQRTHTGEKPYKCSDCGKAFFWKSQLITHQRTHTGKKPYACSECKKAFSRNSLLIRHQRIHTGEKPYECSECGDAFIRKPQLIRHQITHTGEKNCQCSDCGEAFFKKSELIRHQKLHLGERPYGCVECGKTFFGKSQLLTHQRTHTGEKPFECNECGKAFTQKSSLISHQRTHTGEKPYECSECGKTFSEKSSLIHHQRTHTGEKPFECSECRKAFAWKPQLLRHQRIHTGEKPYACNECGKAFVQKVQLIKHQRNHTGEKSYGCSDCAKAFFEKAQLIIHQRIHTGERPYKCGECGKSFTRKSHLMRHQRIHTGDKYYGCNECGTTFKRKSQLMIHQKNHVI, via the exons atGATCATGCCACAG ATATCATTTGAGGATGTGGCTGTGGATTTCACATTGGAGGAGTGGCAGCTACTAAATCCCATCCAAAAGAACTTGTACAGAGATGTGATGTTGGAGAACTATAGCAATCTAGTGTTCTTGG GTCATGAAATTCTCAAACCTGATGCAGTTTTGAAGCTGGAGCAAGAAGAGCCctggaaaataaatgaagaaattctAAATCACAACTTCTCAG GAATGAGACTCCATAAATGTGGCACAAGTGAAAAAAGTTTGAATCATCCTTTTGATTTTCTTATTCAAAAAAATAACCGTGGAAGAAAGAAACTTGAGCTCAATAAGAAATTGTTATTCTGTATCAAAACTGACAGAACCTTTGGTGAAATAAAATACTGTGATTGCAATAAATGTAGAAAGGCCTGCAACCAAGAGTCATGGCTCATTACAAACCATACAACACACAGAGGAGTCTATTTATGCATGGAATGTGGTAAAGTTTTTAACAAGAAGTCACAGCTTATTATACATCACAGAACTCATACGGGAGAGAAGCCCTATggatgcagtgaatgtgggaaagccttctcACAAAAGTCACTGCTCACTATTCATCAAAGGACTCATTCAGGAGAGAAACCATATGGATGTGGTGAATGTCCAAGAGCTTTCAGTAGGAAGTCACTGCTCATTCTACATCAAAGAACTCATACCGGAGAGAAGCCCTATGGATGCAGCgagtgtgggaaagccttcagcaGGAAGTCACAGCTTAAAAGACATCAAATAACCCATACAAGAGAGAAACCCTATGGCTGTAGTGACTGCGGGAAGTCTTTCTCCCAGAAATTAAAGCTCATTACACATCAGAGAACgcatacaggagagaaaccctataaatgtaGTGACTGTGGCaaagccttcttttggaagtcACAGCTCATTACTCATCAAAGAACCCACACAGGGAAGAAACCTTATGCATGTAGTGAGTGTAAAAAAGCCTTCAGCAGGAACTCACTCCTTATCAGGCATCAGAGGAttcacacaggagagaagccctatgaatgcagtgaatgtggtgACGCCTTCATCAGAAAACCACAGCTTATCAGACATCAAAtcacacacacaggagagaagAACTGTCAGTGTAGTGACTGTGGGGAAGCCTTCTTTAAGAAGTCAGAGTTAATAAGACATCAAAAACTTCATTTAGGAGAGAGACCCTATGGATGTGTTGAATGTGGTAAAACCTTCTTTGGGAAGTCACAGCTTCTTACACATCAGAgaactcacactggagagaaaccttttgaatgcaatgaatgtgggaaagccttcaccCAAAAGTCAAGCCTGATATCCCATCAGAGAACTCATACAGgcgagaaaccctatgaatgcagTGAGTGTGGGAAAACCTTCAGTGAGAAGTCAAGTCTCATTCATCATCAGAGAACCCATACTGGGGAAAAGCCCTTTGAATGTAGTGAATGTAGGAAAGCTTTTGCCTGGAAGCCACAGCTTCTTCGGCATCAAAGAATCCATACAGGGGAGAAACCCTATGcatgcaatgaatgtgggaaagcctttgtTCAGAAAGTACAACTCATTAAACATCAGAGAAATCATACAGGAGAGAAATCTTATGGATGCAGTGATTGTGCAAAAGCTTTCTTTGAGAAGGCACAGCTAATTatacatcagagaattcatacaggAGAAAGGCCCTATAAATGTGgagaatgtggaaaatctttcaCTAGAAAGTCACACCTTATGAggcatcagagaattcacacaggTGATAAATACTATGGGTGCAACGAATGCGGGACTACCTTCAAGAGGAAGTCACAGCTCATGATCCATCAGAAGAATCATGTAATATAG
- the ZNF605 gene encoding zinc finger protein 605 isoform X3, whose protein sequence is MWHHNNQDKLKNMEKGHQYVLGKIFHSSINFVHLGMRLHKCGTSEKSLNHPFDFLIQKNNRGRKKLELNKKLLFCIKTDRTFGEIKYCDCNKCRKACNQESWLITNHTTHRGVYLCMECGKVFNKKSQLIIHHRTHTGEKPYGCSECGKAFSQKSLLTIHQRTHSGEKPYGCGECPRAFSRKSLLILHQRTHTGEKPYGCSECGKAFSRKSQLKRHQITHTREKPYGCSDCGKSFSQKLKLITHQRTHTGEKPYKCSDCGKAFFWKSQLITHQRTHTGKKPYACSECKKAFSRNSLLIRHQRIHTGEKPYECSECGDAFIRKPQLIRHQITHTGEKNCQCSDCGEAFFKKSELIRHQKLHLGERPYGCVECGKTFFGKSQLLTHQRTHTGEKPFECNECGKAFTQKSSLISHQRTHTGEKPYECSECGKTFSEKSSLIHHQRTHTGEKPFECSECRKAFAWKPQLLRHQRIHTGEKPYACNECGKAFVQKVQLIKHQRNHTGEKSYGCSDCAKAFFEKAQLIIHQRIHTGERPYKCGECGKSFTRKSHLMRHQRIHTGDKYYGCNECGTTFKRKSQLMIHQKNHVI, encoded by the coding sequence ATGTGGCACCACAATAATCAAGACAAGCTTAAAAATATGGAGAAAGGCCATCAATAtgttttggggaaaatatttcatTCAAGCATTAACTTTGTTCATTTAGGAATGAGACTCCATAAATGTGGCACAAGTGAAAAAAGTTTGAATCATCCTTTTGATTTTCTTATTCAAAAAAATAACCGTGGAAGAAAGAAACTTGAGCTCAATAAGAAATTGTTATTCTGTATCAAAACTGACAGAACCTTTGGTGAAATAAAATACTGTGATTGCAATAAATGTAGAAAGGCCTGCAACCAAGAGTCATGGCTCATTACAAACCATACAACACACAGAGGAGTCTATTTATGCATGGAATGTGGTAAAGTTTTTAACAAGAAGTCACAGCTTATTATACATCACAGAACTCATACGGGAGAGAAGCCCTATggatgcagtgaatgtgggaaagccttctcACAAAAGTCACTGCTCACTATTCATCAAAGGACTCATTCAGGAGAGAAACCATATGGATGTGGTGAATGTCCAAGAGCTTTCAGTAGGAAGTCACTGCTCATTCTACATCAAAGAACTCATACCGGAGAGAAGCCCTATGGATGCAGCgagtgtgggaaagccttcagcaGGAAGTCACAGCTTAAAAGACATCAAATAACCCATACAAGAGAGAAACCCTATGGCTGTAGTGACTGCGGGAAGTCTTTCTCCCAGAAATTAAAGCTCATTACACATCAGAGAACgcatacaggagagaaaccctataaatgtaGTGACTGTGGCaaagccttcttttggaagtcACAGCTCATTACTCATCAAAGAACCCACACAGGGAAGAAACCTTATGCATGTAGTGAGTGTAAAAAAGCCTTCAGCAGGAACTCACTCCTTATCAGGCATCAGAGGAttcacacaggagagaagccctatgaatgcagtgaatgtggtgACGCCTTCATCAGAAAACCACAGCTTATCAGACATCAAAtcacacacacaggagagaagAACTGTCAGTGTAGTGACTGTGGGGAAGCCTTCTTTAAGAAGTCAGAGTTAATAAGACATCAAAAACTTCATTTAGGAGAGAGACCCTATGGATGTGTTGAATGTGGTAAAACCTTCTTTGGGAAGTCACAGCTTCTTACACATCAGAgaactcacactggagagaaaccttttgaatgcaatgaatgtgggaaagccttcaccCAAAAGTCAAGCCTGATATCCCATCAGAGAACTCATACAGgcgagaaaccctatgaatgcagTGAGTGTGGGAAAACCTTCAGTGAGAAGTCAAGTCTCATTCATCATCAGAGAACCCATACTGGGGAAAAGCCCTTTGAATGTAGTGAATGTAGGAAAGCTTTTGCCTGGAAGCCACAGCTTCTTCGGCATCAAAGAATCCATACAGGGGAGAAACCCTATGcatgcaatgaatgtgggaaagcctttgtTCAGAAAGTACAACTCATTAAACATCAGAGAAATCATACAGGAGAGAAATCTTATGGATGCAGTGATTGTGCAAAAGCTTTCTTTGAGAAGGCACAGCTAATTatacatcagagaattcatacaggAGAAAGGCCCTATAAATGTGgagaatgtggaaaatctttcaCTAGAAAGTCACACCTTATGAggcatcagagaattcacacaggTGATAAATACTATGGGTGCAACGAATGCGGGACTACCTTCAAGAGGAAGTCACAGCTCATGATCCATCAGAAGAATCATGTAATATAG
- the LOC132222022 gene encoding zinc finger protein 26 isoform X2 has translation MAKTRAAACGESLSFKDIVMDFTWEEWQLLDSAQKYLYRDVTLENYRNLVSIGYHGTKPDLIFKLEQGEEPWIGNAKLCHQSCPEDWKEWYQKNQDELESVERNYACNTFGKLHLSKTQASSRQRLHKFNTLGKKSLTQKSGLTRNYLRKNPDKFHGYERSYFLKHQRAHSTEKNCVCGECGKAFRCKSQLIVHLRIHTGERPYECTKCERAFSAKSNLNAHQRVHTGEKPYSCSECGKVFSFRSQLIVHQEIHTGGKPYGCSDCGKAYSWKSQLILHQRSHTGVKPYECSECGKAFSLKSPFVVHQRTHTGVKPHKCNECGKAFRSKSYLLVHIRTHTGEKPYQCSDCGKAFNTKTQLTVHQGIHTGNNPYQCSECGKAFGRKEQLTAHLRAHAGEKPYGCSDCGKAFSSKSYLVIHRRTHTGERPYECSFCERAFCGKSQLIIHQRTHSTEKPYECSECEKAYPRKASLQIHQKTHSGEKPFKCSECGKAFTQKSSLSEHQRVHTGEKPWKCSECGKSFCWNSGLRIHRKTHK, from the exons ATGGCCAAGACCCGGGCAGCTGCGTGTGGG GAATCATTGTCATTCAAGGATATAGTTATGGACTTCACCTGGGAAGAATGGCAGTTACTGGATTCTGCGCAGAAGTACCTGTACAGGGATGTGACACTGGAAAACTACCGCAACCTGGTGTCTATAG GGTATCATGGTACCAAACCTGATTTAATCTTCAAGTTGGAGCAAGGAGAAGAGCCATGGATAGGAAATGCCAAACTTTGTCATCAGAGCTGTCCAG aagATTGGAAAGAATGGTACCAGAAGAATCAAGATGAGCTTGAAAGTGTTGAGAGAAACTATGCTTGTAACACATTTGGAAAACTTCATCTGAGCAAAACCCAGGCTTCTTCAAGACAAAGACTCCATAAGTTTAACACACTTGGGAAAAAAAGTTTGACACAAAAGTCAGGTTTAACCAGAAACTATCTAAGAAAGAATCCTGATAAGTTTCATGGATATGAACGGTCATATTTTCTTAAGCATCAAAGAGCTCACAGTACAGAAAAAAACTGTGTATgcggtgaatgtgggaaagcttttcgTTGTAAATCCCAGCTCATTGTTCATCTCAGAATTCATACAGGGGAGAGACCTTATGAATGTACTAAGTGTGAAAGAGCCTTCAGTGCCAAGTCAAACCTTAACGCTCaccagagagttcatacaggagaaaaaccCTACTCATGCAGTGAATGTGGCAAAGTCTTCTCTTTCAGGTCACAGCTCATTGTCCATCAGGAAATCCACACAGGAGGGAAACCTTATGGTTGCAGTGACTGTGGGAAAGCCTATAGCTGGAAGTCACAGCTTATTTTACACCAGAGAAGTCATACAGGAGTGAAACCCtatgaatgcagtgaatgtgggaaagcctttagtTTGAAGTCACCATTTGTTGTACACCAGAGAACTCACACAGGAGTGAAACCCCATAAATGCAacgaatgtgggaaagcctttaggAGTAAGTCATACCTCCTCGTTCACATCAGAACACATACAGGGGAGAAACCCTATCAATGCAGTGATTGTGGGAAAGCCTTCAATACGAAGACACAGCTCACTGTCCATCAGGGAATTCACACAGGAAATAATCCTTATCAATGCAGTGAGTGTGGGAAGGCCTTCGGGAGGAAGGAACAACTCACTGCACATCTGAGAGCTCAtgcaggagagaaaccctatggaTGCAGTGACTGTGGGAAGGCTTTCAGCAGCAAATCATACCTCGTTATTCACAGGAGAACACACACAGGAGAGAGGCCCTATGAATGTAGTTTCTGTGAGAGAGCCTTTTGTGGGAAGTCACAGCTCATTATACATCAAAGAACTCACTCAACAGAGAAGCCCtatgaatgcagtgaatgtgaGAAAGCCTATCCTAGGAAGGCATCACTCCAGATACACCAGAAAACTCACTCAGGAGAGAAGCCTTTCAAATGCAGtgagtgtgggaaagccttcactCAGAAGTCATctctcagtgagcatcaaagagttcatacaggagagaaaccatGGAAATGCTCTGAGTGCGGGAAATCCTTCTGTTGGAATTCAGGGCTCCGTATACATAGAAAAACTCACAAGTGA